One genomic segment of Erysipelotrichaceae bacterium 66202529 includes these proteins:
- the agaD gene encoding PTS N-acetylgalactosamine transporter subunit IID yields MSASKKLTKHDITMLGIRSSFLQASFNYERMQSCGFTWAMLPALEKVYGDDKEKLSAAMTDNLEFINTHPNLVGFLMGLMMSLEEGGGTRDAIKGLKLALFGPIAGIGDAIFWFTILPIVAGISCSFASQGSILGPIIFFLTYVVIWILRIVWTRLGYTLGTKSIDMITENSDMIANSATILGITVIGALIASYVTINLLPVIKVDGGIEVAVQTEFFDRIFPNFLPMCVTLLLFWLLKKKQANPIVLIVSIIVLSILGAWVGLV; encoded by the coding sequence ATGTCGGCATCTAAAAAATTAACAAAACACGATATAACAATGCTTGGTATCCGTTCTTCATTCCTGCAGGCATCCTTCAACTATGAACGTATGCAGTCCTGTGGATTCACATGGGCTATGCTGCCTGCTCTGGAAAAGGTATACGGAGACGATAAGGAGAAATTATCTGCCGCTATGACAGATAACCTGGAATTCATCAATACACATCCAAATTTGGTAGGCTTTTTGATGGGCTTAATGATGTCATTGGAGGAAGGTGGAGGAACCCGTGATGCTATCAAGGGTCTGAAGCTGGCTCTGTTTGGCCCGATCGCAGGTATCGGTGATGCGATTTTCTGGTTCACCATTCTGCCAATCGTTGCAGGTATCTCCTGTTCCTTTGCATCCCAGGGATCAATTCTGGGTCCAATTATTTTCTTCCTGACCTATGTTGTAATCTGGATCCTGCGTATTGTATGGACACGTCTTGGATATACACTGGGTACAAAATCAATAGATATGATTACGGAAAACTCCGATATGATTGCCAATTCCGCAACCATTCTGGGTATCACCGTTATCGGTGCCCTGATAGCATCCTATGTAACAATCAATCTGCTGCCGGTCATTAAGGTGGATGGCGGTATCGAGGTTGCAGTACAGACAGAGTTCTTTGACCGTATTTTCCCGAACTTCCTGCCAATGTGCGTAACTCTGCTGCTATTCTGGCTGTTAAAGAAAAAACAGGCGAACCCAATCGTTTTGATTGTTTCCATCATTGTGCTTTCCATTCTGGGCGCATGGGTCGGACTTGTATAA
- a CDS encoding PRD domain-containing protein, whose amino-acid sequence MDKKKEEVYQHLVQHTAKHLQQKGGLGRDALNISIDLQMDRSNVSRLLNQLHHEGRLIKTQGRPTLFFARTPLENEYPDVHVPSIIPKGKSIHSYLKEELEQKNELTQADVFRQYLANRNTSSMFEPIQRAKSALLYPPQGLNVLLYGDPCVGKLNFAKSMYQFCLQHEIFSRNSRMVVFDCLNYADQEPEKILSKLYGHYDGSHLKKGLLELSRNGMLILNHMDSLSFSALTSLYNSIISHSYSPVQLPSKEYPIRSLIIGISNSENMILNPDIRRCFPMQIHIPCLREKSIQEMLVLTMQYFQEEAQHIDKTIRISKGALSCFVMSDYSGNLPHLHAEIKQACAHAFRNYLEQEALFVNIDYDDISTQVLTDIYDVNERMSELDNILHLFDGEYLFFSALKQNQELELLYDLNDSTDKRDSYLESIDDKLINLCIQDINSAINIHLNTIRSVMLKQVYDLLYPILQKSPICKNENLLYGLLLHVSNTIKRIRSGNRELGFRKGEYRIAKEDDYECARNIVEHIHIHQDLQLPPEEIDYIATYLYLSSQWIDSNYIQLLIISMENDTAREYADYLNSLSFKSEIHWLRLHTLSSLEKNMTLITEAMQNINRGKGVVIATDCSAVMMNEQMLKQKSDVEFTIVTDISVKTLMSIVEKMESLGSTLSSIQYFRQESKKDAANVSETETHAQELLNDITNKVLSESLVFLNPHKVCQSLFNVLINILHDLNISYTDDLLIKFIFHSGFMIERCIRKEPLSYPKARGIINQYDQMYYIMEKNFEIISEIFNVTIPSSEMAMIMEIFLPYM is encoded by the coding sequence ATGGATAAGAAAAAGGAAGAGGTTTACCAGCACCTGGTGCAGCATACAGCGAAGCATCTGCAACAAAAAGGCGGTTTGGGAAGAGATGCGCTGAATATCAGTATAGATTTACAGATGGACCGCTCCAATGTTTCACGCTTGCTGAATCAGCTGCATCATGAAGGAAGACTAATCAAAACACAGGGCAGACCAACCTTATTTTTTGCAAGAACACCCCTGGAAAATGAGTATCCGGATGTGCATGTACCTAGCATTATTCCCAAGGGAAAAAGCATTCATAGCTATCTGAAGGAAGAGCTTGAGCAGAAAAATGAGCTGACGCAGGCTGATGTTTTCCGGCAATACCTTGCCAATCGCAATACCAGCAGCATGTTTGAGCCAATTCAAAGGGCTAAGTCCGCGCTACTCTATCCGCCACAGGGATTAAATGTTCTCTTATACGGTGATCCCTGCGTCGGCAAGCTGAATTTTGCAAAATCCATGTATCAGTTCTGCCTGCAGCATGAAATCTTCAGCCGCAATTCCCGAATGGTTGTATTTGACTGTCTGAATTATGCAGATCAGGAGCCTGAAAAAATTCTTAGTAAGCTGTATGGTCATTATGATGGAAGTCACCTGAAAAAGGGGCTTTTGGAATTAAGCAGAAACGGTATGCTCATTCTGAATCATATGGATAGTCTATCCTTTTCCGCACTGACCAGTCTGTACAACAGCATCATCAGCCATTCTTATAGTCCTGTGCAGCTGCCATCCAAGGAATATCCAATCCGCTCACTCATTATCGGGATTTCCAATTCAGAAAATATGATTTTGAATCCGGATATCCGCCGCTGCTTTCCTATGCAGATTCATATCCCCTGTCTCCGGGAGAAATCTATACAGGAAATGCTTGTGCTCACGATGCAGTATTTCCAGGAGGAGGCTCAACACATTGATAAGACGATTCGTATTTCCAAGGGTGCTCTCAGCTGCTTTGTCATGTCAGACTATTCCGGAAATCTTCCCCATTTACACGCAGAAATCAAGCAGGCCTGCGCTCACGCGTTTCGTAATTACCTTGAGCAGGAGGCTTTGTTTGTAAACATTGATTATGATGATATTTCTACGCAGGTGCTAACGGATATATATGATGTGAATGAGCGTATGAGTGAGCTGGATAATATTCTTCACCTTTTCGATGGCGAGTATTTATTCTTTTCTGCCTTAAAACAGAATCAGGAGTTGGAATTGCTGTATGACCTCAATGACAGCACGGATAAACGGGATAGTTATTTGGAAAGTATTGATGATAAACTGATTAACCTATGTATACAGGATATCAATTCAGCAATCAATATTCATCTGAATACCATCCGGTCGGTTATGCTGAAGCAGGTATACGATCTGCTGTATCCCATTTTACAGAAAAGTCCGATTTGTAAAAATGAGAATCTGCTCTATGGATTACTGCTTCATGTTTCCAATACAATCAAACGGATCCGCAGCGGGAACCGGGAGCTTGGCTTTCGCAAAGGAGAGTATCGGATTGCTAAGGAAGATGATTATGAATGTGCAAGAAACATTGTAGAGCATATACATATTCATCAGGATTTGCAGCTGCCTCCGGAGGAAATAGATTATATAGCAACCTATCTGTATCTGTCATCACAATGGATCGATAGCAATTATATACAGCTGCTGATTATCAGTATGGAAAATGATACAGCAAGGGAGTATGCCGATTATCTGAACAGTTTATCCTTTAAATCAGAGATACACTGGCTGCGACTTCACACCTTAAGCTCACTGGAAAAGAACATGACGCTTATTACGGAAGCCATGCAGAACATCAATCGGGGAAAAGGGGTAGTGATTGCCACAGACTGTAGTGCTGTAATGATGAATGAACAGATGCTGAAGCAAAAAAGTGATGTGGAATTCACCATAGTTACGGATATTTCAGTAAAAACGCTCATGTCTATTGTGGAAAAGATGGAGTCTCTTGGCTCCACATTAAGTTCCATTCAATACTTTCGACAGGAAAGCAAAAAGGATGCTGCTAATGTAAGTGAAACGGAAACACATGCACAGGAACTGCTAAACGATATTACAAATAAAGTACTATCTGAATCACTGGTATTTCTGAATCCACACAAGGTCTGTCAGTCTCTATTCAATGTATTGATCAATATTCTGCATGATTTGAATATTTCCTATACAGATGATTTGTTGATTAAGTTCATATTTCACAGTGGATTTATGATTGAGCGCTGCATACGAAAAGAGCCCCTGTCCTATCCAAAGGCCAGAGGCATCATCAATCAGTATGATCAGATGTATTATATAATGGAGAAGAATTTTGAGATTATCTCTGAAATATTCAACGTTACGATTCCTTCTTCCGAAATGGCGATGATTATGGAGATATTCCTCCCATATATGTAG
- a CDS encoding PTS sugar transporter subunit IIC, whose translation MQISIIQAILIGTLYYLTNNGVPWLTGLGSVSIRQPICAGTIVGLILGKPVEGCIMGATINTLYLGFVNAGGTLPTDPGIGGVVGTALALSANATPQVAMSIAVPLGVMGTMVWTLRQTVNIYFVHQMDKYAVTGDIKKMAFWQLVPTQLFGYAVTMIPCALLVYFGAPATQGLLDMLAGKPLHILSVIGGILPAIGIAMIIRMLNTRNGILIFFTLGFFLETYSGLSMLVVSIFAAIVAYFYGDLKFGKAGNEE comes from the coding sequence ATGCAGATTTCAATTATTCAAGCCATTCTGATTGGTACGCTTTATTATTTAACAAACAACGGGGTTCCCTGGCTGACCGGACTGGGAAGTGTATCCATTCGCCAGCCAATATGTGCCGGTACGATTGTTGGTCTTATTCTTGGGAAGCCGGTGGAAGGCTGTATCATGGGTGCTACGATCAATACATTATATCTAGGGTTCGTAAATGCGGGAGGTACGCTGCCTACCGATCCTGGTATTGGTGGAGTTGTTGGAACGGCGCTTGCTTTGAGTGCGAATGCCACACCGCAGGTTGCCATGTCAATTGCAGTTCCGCTCGGGGTTATGGGAACGATGGTTTGGACACTTCGACAGACAGTGAATATTTATTTCGTGCATCAGATGGACAAATATGCAGTTACCGGTGACATTAAAAAAATGGCATTCTGGCAACTGGTTCCAACGCAGCTCTTTGGATATGCTGTGACGATGATTCCCTGTGCACTGCTTGTATACTTTGGTGCTCCGGCTACACAGGGACTGCTGGACATGCTGGCTGGAAAGCCGTTGCATATACTGAGCGTAATTGGAGGAATACTTCCTGCAATCGGTATCGCTATGATCATTCGTATGCTGAATACAAGAAACGGTATCCTGATTTTCTTTACACTGGGCTTCTTTCTGGAAACATATTCCGGCTTGAGTATGCTGGTGGTATCCATCTTTGCAGCAATCGTTGCTTACTTTTATGGCGATTTGAAATTTGGAAAGGCAGGGAATGAAGAATGA
- a CDS encoding PTS mannose transporter subunit IIA, which yields MVAVLLVTHGDLAQALLSSAALIMGEAPLIESHGLYHGDSVDSLKDTIKEAICRLNACSQGDGVLILTDLFGGSPSNATARAMHELQGTVRSECITGVNLPILLEVATSKSFMKMEELKQHALEVGGNSILDLRNQFQL from the coding sequence ATGGTTGCAGTGTTATTGGTGACACATGGCGATCTTGCACAGGCGCTATTGTCAAGTGCAGCACTGATTATGGGAGAAGCCCCGCTGATCGAGAGTCATGGTTTATATCATGGAGACAGTGTTGACAGTCTGAAGGATACAATTAAGGAGGCGATATGCAGATTGAATGCTTGCTCACAGGGAGATGGAGTGCTGATACTGACAGATTTGTTTGGCGGTAGTCCATCCAATGCAACAGCCAGAGCGATGCACGAGCTGCAGGGTACAGTTCGCTCGGAATGTATTACAGGGGTAAATCTACCTATTCTTCTTGAAGTGGCTACAAGCAAGAGCTTTATGAAGATGGAAGAGCTGAAGCAGCACGCATTAGAAGTTGGTGGGAACAGTATTTTGGATTTGAGAAATCAGTTTCAATTATAA
- the agaC gene encoding PTS N-acetylgalactosamine transporter subunit IIC, with protein sequence MEITLLQGILLTVMTIIVGLDFFLEAFFIFRPLIVSTLTGLILGDITLGLKVGALIELAFAGLTPAGGTQPPNPVFAGLMGTVLAYTTGCDPKAALGLCLPFSFLGQYVILFYYSAFSFFMGKADKCAAEADVKGIRRINFTTMAIISLTYGVLAFLCTYVAQQPMADFVNALPAVITHGLEVAGGILPAVGFAMLLRVMMKVKYTPYFIAGFLMACFCEMPNLLPVALLGAVFALIDFFGVKQRKDEIEEAVRNAGVTGGDTHVGI encoded by the coding sequence ATGGAGATTACACTTTTACAGGGAATCCTTCTGACCGTTATGACGATTATCGTCGGTCTTGATTTCTTCCTCGAAGCGTTCTTTATCTTCCGTCCGCTGATCGTATCGACACTGACGGGACTAATTTTGGGTGATATTACACTGGGACTGAAGGTCGGTGCTTTGATCGAGCTTGCATTCGCAGGCTTGACACCGGCAGGTGGAACACAGCCGCCAAATCCGGTATTCGCAGGTCTGATGGGGACGGTACTTGCTTATACAACAGGCTGTGATCCGAAAGCTGCACTGGGTCTTTGTCTGCCGTTCTCTTTCCTGGGACAGTATGTAATTCTGTTCTATTATTCCGCATTCTCATTCTTCATGGGAAAAGCCGACAAATGTGCTGCGGAAGCTGATGTTAAGGGAATCCGCCGCATCAACTTCACAACCATGGCCATCATTTCATTGACATATGGTGTTCTGGCCTTCCTTTGTACCTATGTTGCACAGCAGCCGATGGCAGACTTCGTAAATGCATTGCCTGCAGTCATCACGCATGGTCTGGAGGTTGCCGGTGGTATTCTTCCTGCAGTAGGTTTCGCAATGCTGCTTCGCGTTATGATGAAAGTAAAATATACACCGTATTTTATCGCTGGTTTCCTGATGGCATGCTTCTGCGAAATGCCGAATCTGCTGCCGGTGGCACTGCTTGGGGCAGTATTTGCACTGATTGACTTCTTTGGTGTTAAACAGAGAAAAGATGAAATTGAAGAAGCTGTCAGAAATGCAGGAGTAACAGGAGGTGACACGCATGTCGGCATCTAA
- a CDS encoding glucosamine-6-phosphate isomerase: protein MKLIHTENYERMSQKGAELLLNTLRNKKDAVICLATGSSPEGMYEIVCEAVNRECIDLSQVTFVKLDEWYGVKPDDACTCTTFLKKHLFEKLYMQPKEVIEFVSNAPDIQQELEKMDMFLTEHPIDVMILGLGMNGHLGLNEPADSLVLNAHFAELDEKTKTHDMVKGYAPKGGLTIGLQGIFTAKQIIMLVCGERKEAAYQAFMSQRISTSTPASLLWLHPNCVTLVDDTIQKIVSTALENF from the coding sequence ATGAAGCTGATACATACAGAAAATTATGAAAGAATGTCACAAAAAGGGGCAGAGCTGTTGTTAAATACACTGCGTAATAAGAAGGATGCAGTAATATGTCTTGCGACCGGAAGCTCACCTGAAGGGATGTATGAGATCGTGTGTGAAGCTGTGAACAGAGAATGCATAGATCTTTCACAGGTAACCTTCGTTAAGCTAGATGAATGGTATGGAGTAAAGCCGGATGATGCGTGTACCTGCACAACCTTTCTAAAAAAGCATCTGTTTGAAAAGCTGTATATGCAGCCAAAGGAGGTTATCGAGTTTGTCTCCAATGCACCAGACATCCAGCAGGAGCTGGAAAAGATGGATATGTTTCTAACAGAGCATCCGATTGATGTGATGATTCTCGGGTTGGGAATGAATGGACATCTCGGACTGAATGAGCCAGCGGATTCGCTTGTTCTGAACGCACATTTTGCTGAGCTGGATGAAAAGACAAAAACCCACGATATGGTGAAGGGATATGCGCCAAAGGGCGGCTTGACGATAGGATTGCAGGGTATATTCACAGCGAAACAAATAATTATGCTGGTTTGCGGTGAACGAAAGGAAGCCGCTTATCAGGCATTTATGAGTCAGAGAATATCAACCTCGACTCCGGCATCTCTGCTATGGCTGCATCCGAACTGTGTTACACTGGTTGATGATACCATACAGAAAATTGTGAGCACAGCATTGGAGAATTTCTAA